The nucleotide sequence CTGGTCGAGTCGGCGGGGGCCGCCGGTTTCGTGCGCCGCGCCGGGACCTGGGCAGCCGCCCCCGCGAAGGTCACGGAGGCAATCGCCTACGCGACCCGGCTCCTGGGCCGTCGTGTGCCGGTGATGACCCGGCACACGGTGCTGGCGGCGCACGGCGACGAGCGTCTGGAGGCCGTGTCCGTCGCCGCGCTCGACCGCGAGGGCCGGCCGGTGCCCGGCACGCGGCGGCGCGTCGTCTGCGACACCCTCGCCGTCGGCCACGGGCTGCTGCCGCACACCGACCTCGCGGACGGGCTCGGCTGCCGTCTGGACGGGCCGCGCGTCGTCGTCGACGAGGAACAGCGCACCGACGTCCCCGGCGTGTGGGCCGCGGGTGAGACCACGGGCATCGGCGGCGCGGCACTGTCGCTCGCCGAGGGCCACATCGCCGGGCGATCGGCAGCGGCCCGGCTGACGGGCGCCGTCCCCGACCCGCGCGCCTGGGCTCCGGCCGCCCGGGCGCGTACCCGCGCGCGGGCGTTCTTCGCGGCACTGGACGCCGCGTACGCCGCCCGGCCCGTGCGGTGGACGGAGCAGGTGACCGACGGGACGGTGGTGTGCCGCTGCGAGGAGGTCACCGCCGGCGCCGTCCGCGAGGCCGTGGACACGCTCGGCGCGGGCGATCTGCGCACCGTGAAACTGCTGACCCGGGCCGGCATGGGCTGGTGCCAGGGAAGGATGTGCGAGCCCGGTGTCGCGGGCGTCGCGGGCTGCGAACTCCGGCCGGCCCGACGGCTGCTGGCCCGGCCCGTGCCCCTGGGCGTGCTGGCCGCGCCGGACGACCCCATGGACAGCTCATGACAGTGCAATGTCACACCTCGTACGGTGCGCGTCCCGCTCGGGCCACGCACATCCCGCACATCCCGCACATCCCGTATGTCCTCCCACGGAAGGGGCCCGCCTCATGACCGCGTCCGCATCCGCATCCGCCCCGGACTTCCCCGCACCCGGCTCCCCGGCTGCCGGCTCCCCGGCTCCCGCTCCGGCCGCGGCGGCCGCCGCCGCGCCGCGGCCCTGGCGCGGTGTCCTCGTCGCGACCGCTCTCCCGCTCCGGGAGGACCTCTCCGTCGACCACGACCGCTACGCCGAACACTGCGCCTGGCTGGTGGCGAACGGCTGCGACGGCGTGGTACCGAACGGATCCCTGGGCGAGTACCAGGTGCTCACGCCCGAGGAACGGGCCGCGGTGGTGCGGACCGCGGTCGCCGCGATCGGCGGGGCGCGGGTGATGCCGGGCGTGGCCGCCTACGGCTCGGCGGAGGCCCGCCGCTGGGCCGAGCAGGCGGCCGAGGCGGGCTGCGGGGCGGTGATGCTGCTCCCGCCGAACGCCTACCGCGCCGACGAACGGGCCGTCGTGGCCCACTACGCGGAGGTCGCCGGGGCGGGCCTGCCGGTGGTGGCGTACAACAACCCGATCGACACCAAGGTCGACCTCGTGCCCGAACTGCTGGCCCGGCTGCACGGCGAGGGACACGTCCAAGGGGTCAAGGAGTTCTCGGGCGATGTACGCCGCGCCTACCGGATCGCCGAACTCGCTCCGGAACTCGACCTGTTGGTCGGGGCCGACGACGTCCTGCTGGAACTGGCGGTGGCCGGCGCCAAGGGCTGGGTGGCCGGCTACCCCAACGCGCTTCCGAGGGCCTCGGTCGAGCTCTACCGGGCGGCCGTGGCCGGTGATCTCACCACCGCGCTTCCCCTCTACCGCCGACTGCACCCGCTGCTGCGCTGGGACTCGCGCGTCGAGTTCGTCCAGGCGATCAAGCTCTCGATGGACGTCGTGGGCCGTCACGGCGGTCGCTGCCGCCCGCCACGGGTGCCGCTGACGCCGGACCAGGAGGCGACCGTCCGCTCGGCCACCGAGAAGGCCGTCGCGGCGGGCCTGGCCTGACCGCCCGGCCCACGACCGAGCACGACAGAGAGGGACACTCCGTGCGCAGCAAGCTCGTCCTGCACGCCGTCGACTCGCACACCGAGGGCATGCCCACCCGCGTGATCACCGGCGGGATCGGCACCGTGCCCGGCGCGACGATGAACGAGCGGCGGCTGTACTTCCGTGAACACCGCGACGACGTCAAGCGGTTGCTGATGAACGAGCCGCGCGGACACGCCGCCATGAGCGGCGCGATCCTCCAGCCGTCGACACGGGCCGACTGCGACTGGGGTGTCGTCTACATCGAGGTCTCGGGATACCTCCCGATGTGCGGGCACGGCACCATCGGGGTCGCGACGGTACTGGTGGAGACCGGCATGGTCGAGGTGGTCGAACCGGTCACCACCGTCCGCCTGGACACCCCGGCCGGACCGGTCGTCGCCGAGGTGGCCGTCCGGGACGGCGCGGCCACGTCCGTGACCTTGCGCAACGTCCCCTCCTTCGTGGTCGCCCTGGACCGCCGGGCGACCCTGCCCGACGGACGCACGGTGACGTACGACCTCGCGTACGGCGGCAACTTCTACGCGATCCTGCCGCTGTCGGAGTTCGGGCTGCCCTTCGACCGCGCACGCAAGGACGACATCCTGCGGGCCGGGCTGTCGCTGATGGAGGTGATCGCCGCGAACGACGAGCCGGTCCATCCCGAGGACGCCTCCATCCGTGGCTGTCACCACGTGCACCTGTACGCGCCGGGCTCCACCGCCCGGCGGTCCAGGCACGCGATGGCCATCCACCCGGGCTGGTTCGACCGTTCGCCCTGCGGCACGGGGACGAGCGCCCGCATGGCGCAGCTGCACGCGCGGGGCGAGCTGCCGTTGCACACCGAGTTCGTCAACGAGTCGTTCATCGGGACGCACTTCACGGGCCGGCTGCTCGGCACCACGGAGGTCGCGGGGCGCCCGGCGGTGCTGCCGAGCTTCACCGGCCGCGCCTGGATCACGGGTACGGCGCAGTACCTGCTGGATCCGACCGACCCGTTCCCCGCGGGCTTCGTCCTGTGACCGTGGACAATGGTGGCACGTGATATGGCACAGGTGCCTGCGTCACCGCCACACGTCGGCCTTTCGACACGGCACGGTCCGCGTCGAGAGGCCGCAGAAGGCACAGCCCGCATCCGAGGAGATCCCCCATGGCCGCCCTGCCGGAGAGCAGCAGCCAGCAGCCCGCCCCCTTGTCGCTGCCGGTGCTCGGCGGCCGGCCCAGCAGCTATCGCGAGCGGGTCGCCGACGCGCTGCGCGCGGCGCTGATCGCGGGGGAACTGCGGCCGGGCGAGGTGTACTCGGCGCCCGCCCTGGCGACCCGCTTCGGCGTCTCGGCGACCCCGGTGCGCGAGGCGATGCTCGACCTGGCCAAGGAGGGCCTGGTGCACGCCGTGCCCAACAAGGGGTTCCGTGTCACGGAGGTCTCCGACCGGCAGCTCGACGAGTACACGCACGTCCGCGCGCTCATCGAGATCCCCACCGTGGTCGCGCTGGCGACGACCGCGGACCCGGTGTCCCTGGAGGCGCTGCGTCCGGCCGCCCGGGAGATCGTCACGGCGGCCGTCGCGGGCGACCTCATCGCCTACGTCGAGGCGGACACCCGCTTCCACCTGGGACTGCTCGCGCTCGCGGGCAACACGCATCTGGTCGAGGTGGTCCGCGGGCTGCGCGGCCGCGCCCGCCTGTACGGGCTGACCGCGCTCGCCGCGTCCGGCCGGCTGCTCTCCTCCGCCGAGGAACACCTGGAGCTGCTGGACGCTTTGCTGGCCCGCGACGAACGGGCCGTCCACGAGGTCATGACCAGGCATCTCGGCCATGTCCGGCACCTGTGGGCCTCCGCACCGGATTAGCCCGCCCGGCGGCCGGGCCGCCCGCCCCGCCCCGCCTCCCGCCTCCCGCCTCCCGCCTCCCGCCTCCCGCCTGCCCTACCTCGTCCGTTCCCGGACCACGCTGTGATTCTTGTCGCGAACGGGCCAAGAGTGACGTACGCGCGGGATGGGCAGCCATGTGCCGGAGTATGAGGAGTGGGTGGCCGAACTGTGGGGGAATCCGTGCGGCTGTGCGTGATCGGTGCGGGGCTGTCGGGGCTGGCTGTGGCGCACGCCCTGAAGAGCGCCGGTGTCGACTTCGTCTGCCTGGAGCAGGCGAGCGACGTCGGCGGGCTGTGGCGCCGGCCGCAGGCGGGCGAGCGCGGGCCCGGTTATCTGTCCCTCCACCTCAACACCGCCAAGGCGCTGACGGGTTACTCGGACTACCCGATGCCCGCCTCCTACCCGCTGTACCCCCGGCACAGTCAGATAGCCGCCTATCTGCGCTCGTTCGCCGAGTGGGCCGGTGTCCTCGACAGCGTCGAACTGGGGACGACGGTGGAGTCGGTACGGCAGGAGGCCGACGGCGGGTGGACGGTCGTCGGCCGGGACGCCGAGGGTACGGTCTCGTCCCGGGCCTTCTCGCATGTCGTCGTCGCCTCCGGGCACAACTCGGAACCGTCGATGCCGGCGCTCCCGCGAGGCGCCGAGACGTTCACCGGAACGATTCACCACTCCGTCGACTACCGCGACGGCAGCGACTACGCCGGACAGCGCGTCGTCGTCGTGGGGCTCGGGAACTCCGCGGTGGACATCGCGTCGGACCTCTCCCGGCACGCCGGGCAGACCGTTCTCTCGGTGCGCCGCGGACTGCACGTCATGCCCAAGCAGCTGTTCGGCATGGCCCTCGACGAGATCGCGGACGCGCCCTGGTGGATCAGCATGTCCCTGGAGGAGCAGCGCCGTTTCATCGAGCAGACCCTGCTCGTCGCCCGCGGCAAGCTCCGTGATCACGGGCTGCCCGAGCCGGACCATCCGGTCTTCTCCTCGGCCGTCACCATCTCCGACGAGATCCTCAGCCGGATCCGCCACGGGGCGGTCACGCCGAAGCCGGCGATCGAGGCCGTCGACGGCGACCGGGTCTCCTTCACCGACGGCACGTCGGTCAGGGCGGACGCCCTCGTGTACTGCACCGGCTACCGGATGACGTTCCCCTTCCTGGAGCCGGGCTGCCCGGTGGGCGCCGGGGGTTCGGTCGAGCTGTACAAGCGGGTCGTCGCCCCGGACCGTCCCGGTCTGTTCTTCGCCGGGCTGATCCGCCCCGTCGGTTCGATCACCCGGCTGGTGGAGGCCCAGGCACGGTGGATCGGACGGCTCGCCACCGGCGCCGCCGTACTGCCGGAGGCGGAGGTCATGCACAAGGAGATCGCCGCGTACCTGAGCGGCGTAGCGGGCCAGTACGGCCGGCGCGAGGGGGCGTCGACGCAGGTCAACGTGGCGCCCTACCTCCAGGAGCTGCGCGAGGAGTGAGGGCGGGAGGGCCCGCGCCGAAACCGCGGACCCCTCCGAAGACGGAGATACCCGCCCCGGAGGGCGGGTATCGGGTGGCACCGGGACCCGGCTCCCCGCAGCCGGTGCCGTGGCCTCGCCGGTGCGGCGAAGGCGTCAGGCGGTCGTCGGCGACGCCGTGGGCGACGCGAGTGTCACTTGGTCAGCCAGTTGAGGAACTTGCTCCACACACCGGACTGTTCG is from Streptomyces asoensis and encodes:
- a CDS encoding flavin-containing monooxygenase translates to MRLCVIGAGLSGLAVAHALKSAGVDFVCLEQASDVGGLWRRPQAGERGPGYLSLHLNTAKALTGYSDYPMPASYPLYPRHSQIAAYLRSFAEWAGVLDSVELGTTVESVRQEADGGWTVVGRDAEGTVSSRAFSHVVVASGHNSEPSMPALPRGAETFTGTIHHSVDYRDGSDYAGQRVVVVGLGNSAVDIASDLSRHAGQTVLSVRRGLHVMPKQLFGMALDEIADAPWWISMSLEEQRRFIEQTLLVARGKLRDHGLPEPDHPVFSSAVTISDEILSRIRHGAVTPKPAIEAVDGDRVSFTDGTSVRADALVYCTGYRMTFPFLEPGCPVGAGGSVELYKRVVAPDRPGLFFAGLIRPVGSITRLVEAQARWIGRLATGAAVLPEAEVMHKEIAAYLSGVAGQYGRREGASTQVNVAPYLQELREE
- a CDS encoding dihydrodipicolinate synthase family protein produces the protein MTASASASAPDFPAPGSPAAGSPAPAPAAAAAAAPRPWRGVLVATALPLREDLSVDHDRYAEHCAWLVANGCDGVVPNGSLGEYQVLTPEERAAVVRTAVAAIGGARVMPGVAAYGSAEARRWAEQAAEAGCGAVMLLPPNAYRADERAVVAHYAEVAGAGLPVVAYNNPIDTKVDLVPELLARLHGEGHVQGVKEFSGDVRRAYRIAELAPELDLLVGADDVLLELAVAGAKGWVAGYPNALPRASVELYRAAVAGDLTTALPLYRRLHPLLRWDSRVEFVQAIKLSMDVVGRHGGRCRPPRVPLTPDQEATVRSATEKAVAAGLA
- a CDS encoding NAD(P)/FAD-dependent oxidoreductase, which codes for MTEDRPVLAVIGAGPAGLAAALAAAAHGVQVVLVDSEPGPGGQFHRQPAPGTAARRPPALRHRSRTWERLRAGLDAQLGIGRVTYLSDRHVWCVERASHGFTVHALAGPDQEESVAVRVDGVLLATGGYEKVLPFPGWTLPGVVTAGGAQALLKGGLAVPGRTAVVAGTGPLLLPVATGLAAAGVDVVALVESAGAAGFVRRAGTWAAAPAKVTEAIAYATRLLGRRVPVMTRHTVLAAHGDERLEAVSVAALDREGRPVPGTRRRVVCDTLAVGHGLLPHTDLADGLGCRLDGPRVVVDEEQRTDVPGVWAAGETTGIGGAALSLAEGHIAGRSAAARLTGAVPDPRAWAPAARARTRARAFFAALDAAYAARPVRWTEQVTDGTVVCRCEEVTAGAVREAVDTLGAGDLRTVKLLTRAGMGWCQGRMCEPGVAGVAGCELRPARRLLARPVPLGVLAAPDDPMDSS
- a CDS encoding proline racemase family protein — translated: MRSKLVLHAVDSHTEGMPTRVITGGIGTVPGATMNERRLYFREHRDDVKRLLMNEPRGHAAMSGAILQPSTRADCDWGVVYIEVSGYLPMCGHGTIGVATVLVETGMVEVVEPVTTVRLDTPAGPVVAEVAVRDGAATSVTLRNVPSFVVALDRRATLPDGRTVTYDLAYGGNFYAILPLSEFGLPFDRARKDDILRAGLSLMEVIAANDEPVHPEDASIRGCHHVHLYAPGSTARRSRHAMAIHPGWFDRSPCGTGTSARMAQLHARGELPLHTEFVNESFIGTHFTGRLLGTTEVAGRPAVLPSFTGRAWITGTAQYLLDPTDPFPAGFVL
- a CDS encoding GntR family transcriptional regulator; its protein translation is MAALPESSSQQPAPLSLPVLGGRPSSYRERVADALRAALIAGELRPGEVYSAPALATRFGVSATPVREAMLDLAKEGLVHAVPNKGFRVTEVSDRQLDEYTHVRALIEIPTVVALATTADPVSLEALRPAAREIVTAAVAGDLIAYVEADTRFHLGLLALAGNTHLVEVVRGLRGRARLYGLTALAASGRLLSSAEEHLELLDALLARDERAVHEVMTRHLGHVRHLWASAPD